One stretch of Arachis hypogaea cultivar Tifrunner chromosome 20, arahy.Tifrunner.gnm2.J5K5, whole genome shotgun sequence DNA includes these proteins:
- the LOC140183227 gene encoding uncharacterized protein, producing MPGTIAILRTSPVRVGGQLDESQAYFHRLFWTFPPCIEAFHHCKPLHVTPQLGLLVISDKHNGIKAALEAPDGGWLPPSAYRTFCIRHVAANFALTFKGKDARRLLVNAAYAKTEIEFDYWFDILRSEEPTMCDWTNRIEYSLWTQDCDEGRRFGHMTMNISECVNSILKGVRNLPVCSLVKATYGRLAELFIRKGREAEAQLGTGQQFSQHLVKCIEANLKTARCFTVTLYDRDDSEFTVAETTPTGSFSLGSYRVSLASQTCDCGYFQALHFPCPHALACCAYSRLTWHPYVHQVHRLSSVFSVYRIGFTPPILEDF from the exons atgcctggtactATTGCAATCCTTAGGACGAGCCCTGTTCGAGTTGGTGGACAGCTGGACGAGTCTCAAGCTTATTTTCACAGACTATTCTGGACGTTTCCACCGTGTATCGAGGCATTCCATCATTGCAAGCCGCTG CATGTGACACCGCAGCTgggtctgctggttatatcggacaagcataacggcatcaaggccgcGCTTGAGGCTCCCGACGGAGGCTGGTTACCTCCATCTGCATACCGGAcattctgcattcgacatgtAGCGGCAAATTTCGCCCtaaccttcaagggcaaagacgccAGGAGGCTACTTGTCAACGCAGCTTACGCTAAGACCGAGATAGAGttcgattactggtttgatattctgcgGTCTGAAGAACCGACGATGTGTGACTGGACGAACCGGATTGAGTATTCCTTGTGGACACAAGATTGTGATGAGGGGCGGAGATTCGGGCACATGACGATGAATATCTCTGAGTGTGTGAATTCAATCCTCAAGGGAGTCAGAAACCTCCCTGTGTGCTCGCTAGTGAAGGCAACGTACGGAAGGTTGGCCGAACTATTTATTCGCAAggggagagaggctgaggcccagctgggaaccggacaacaattcagtcagcACTTGGTGAAGTGTATCGAGGCCAATTTGAAGACGgcgaggtgcttcacggtgactttgTATGACAGGGATGACTCGGAGTTCACCGTCGCAGAGACGACTCCGACTGGTTCGTTTTCACTGGGTAGCTACAGAGTCTCGCTTGCATCTCAGACATGTGACTGTGGATACTTCCAGGCACTTCATTTCCCATGTCCGCATGCCCTGGCATGCTGTGCCTACTCACGGCTCACATGGCATCCTTACGTCCACCAGGTGCATCGTCTTAGTTCGGTGTTCAGTGTGTATCGGATCGGATTCACACCTCCCATTCTGGAGGATTTTTAG